Within the Candidatus Hydrogenedentota bacterium genome, the region TCGACGCCTGGTGGACGAAACTGGCCGAGCGTTTTGACGACTTCGCGGATGACGATATTGATTTTTACGGTGTCTGGGGTGCATACAAAGGCATCGAAAAACTCACGATTGAAATGTACTACTTGTTGCTCCATGACGGGACCGACATCAGCTTGACCAACCGGGGCCTGCTCTGGGAATGGCTCGAGGGCTTGGCGGACCTGGACAACTACGAGTCCACGAACGTGCAGACGCTCGGCCTCCATCTCGACGGGAAAGCCGCCAACTTCGACTACGACCTGCAACTGGCCTATCAGTGGGGGCGGGCCACGCCGTACCTGCAGAATCCAGCCACGGGCGCCTTTACCCTATATACGCAGACGCCGTTCCTGCTGTATGCCGATGACAGCGCTGAGTACGACGCCTACGCGGCGGATTTCGAAGTTGGCTATACCTTTGCCGACGCCAAAGTGAAGCCACGCGTCTATATTGGCGGCGCCTATTTTTCCGGCGACGATAATCGCGACATCTCTTTTTGGGACTGGTTGAACCCGTTTGACAAGCCTGAGCCGAGTCTTTCCTTTAACCGCATCTTTTCCGGCGTGTGGTACAGTGCCAACTTCGATATTCTCGGCGGCGCTTCTGCCTTGACGAACTTTCACCAACTGCGCACGGGTGTCAGCCTCGAACTGACGCCGGCCGTCAGTACGGGTCTGAGCCTTGCCTATTTCGGCATCAATGAGCCATTCGACTGGCCCGCCGGGTTCCGCCTGGGCGGGTATCACGTGCCGTATGCGGCCAACCTCAGCTTCTGGACCGAAGAAGCCGCGGACGACATCGGGTACACCGCTCACGCGTGGCTCATGTACAAGTACTCGAAGGACTGGTGGATCAAGATCGG harbors:
- a CDS encoding alginate export family protein; the encoded protein is MRRLLLVALILSFAGSAFAELQNIMVGGELRIRGRYFRNGVTTLIGREQRFPATTVPERALGLFGLTSVYDADDRGTDRTFVEQRTVLNVTANFTDDVSAFIELESFGFWGETNALGNEFRSNYLTGVDSRAWTGDDVEVFQAYIDAKEILGYPVSLRVGRQELVFGESWLVGSRVSPTLGISYDGVRATYAHDDFTVDAWWTKLAERFDDFADDDIDFYGVWGAYKGIEKLTIEMYYLLLHDGTDISLTNRGLLWEWLEGLADLDNYESTNVQTLGLHLDGKAANFDYDLQLAYQWGRATPYLQNPATGAFTLYTQTPFLLYADDSAEYDAYAADFEVGYTFADAKVKPRVYIGGAYFSGDDNRDISFWDWLNPFDKPEPSLSFNRIFSGVWYSANFDILGGASALTNFHQLRTGVSLELTPAVSTGLSLAYFGINEPFDWPAGFRLGGYHVPYAANLSFWTEEAADDIGYTAHAWLMYKYSKDWWIKIGWERLFTGDGVRDGSFVLKNGHELLAGTDDEEMDYVYFDTQLKF